Proteins from one Gammaproteobacteria bacterium genomic window:
- a CDS encoding IS3 family transposase (programmed frameshift) → MTKNRPVYSAEFKNEAASLVLDKNYSVAEACSAMGVGSTAMRRWVDQLKSEREGITPTAKAITAEQRKIQELEARIKKIEWEKDIPKKGYSSLDVGHHQTIDFIQSLSREQGEVASMCQLFDVSTSSYYYRINHKDIIDPERERLKHKAVEIHAASRGSAGARTIAGQLRQSGENVGRYKAASLMKEANISSKQPHKHKYKIAEDESKIAPNLLEREFSVEAPNKVWCGDVTYIWAGTQWLYLAVVMDLYARKIIGWACSDSPDAQPTCAALRVAYESRGRPKGVMFHSDQGCHYTSLKYRQQLWRYQITQSMSRRGNCWDNAPMERFFRSLKTEWMPKEYYKSYDEAENDIEKFIILHYNFKRGHSYNNYLTPDEAEKLICSH, encoded by the exons ATGACTAAAAATAGACCCGTTTATTCGGCAGAGTTTAAGAATGAAGCTGCAAGTTTGGTGCTCGACAAAAACTATTCTGTTGCAGAGGCGTGCAGTGCGATGGGTGTTGGCAGTACGGCGATGAGGCGCTGGGTAGATCAGCTTAAATCTGAGCGAGAGGGAATCACCCCGACAGCGAAAGCCATCACCGCTGAGCAGAGGAAGATTCAAGAACTTGAAGCAAGGATTAAAAAAATTGAATGGGAGAAAGACATAC CTAAAAAAGGCTACAGCTCTCTTGATGTCGGACACCATCAAACGATAGATTTTATACAGTCACTATCAAGGGAGCAGGGTGAAGTCGCGTCAATGTGTCAGCTATTCGATGTGAGCACCAGCAGCTATTATTACCGGATCAATCATAAAGACATTATTGATCCAGAGAGAGAACGCTTAAAGCATAAAGCGGTTGAAATACACGCGGCAAGTCGTGGGTCGGCTGGGGCACGAACCATTGCAGGACAACTCAGGCAAAGCGGGGAGAACGTAGGTCGCTACAAAGCTGCAAGTCTAATGAAAGAAGCAAATATAAGCAGTAAGCAACCACATAAACATAAATATAAAATAGCCGAGGACGAGTCAAAAATCGCGCCCAATCTTTTAGAGCGTGAATTTAGCGTTGAAGCGCCGAATAAAGTTTGGTGCGGTGATGTGACTTACATTTGGGCAGGCACGCAGTGGCTCTATCTGGCTGTTGTCATGGATTTATACGCGAGGAAGATTATTGGCTGGGCCTGCTCGGATAGCCCTGATGCACAGCCAACCTGTGCCGCACTTAGAGTAGCCTATGAAAGCCGTGGCAGACCGAAAGGCGTTATGTTCCACTCTGACCAGGGCTGTCATTACACGAGTTTGAAATATCGACAACAGCTCTGGCGATATCAAATAACCCAGAGCATGAGTCGACGTGGCAACTGCTGGGACAACGCGCCCATGGAACGATTTTTTAGAAGTCTTAAAACTGAATGGATGCCCAAAGAGTACTACAAATCTTACGATGAGGCAGAGAATGACATAGAGAAGTTTATTATTTTGCATTACAACTTT
- a CDS encoding Sua5/YciO/YrdC/YwlC family protein — protein MLYKLGDYTRNPPPVYRTFRLYSETQKRASLKIITKPTLKIIKPRESICSRICYYSALRQQQILKPHGVQHSFSRCSVTPWQLRQATRILHGGGVIAYPTETVYGLGCDPLYAKAVFAIMDLKQRPIEKGLILIGSRLEHLLPYFEPLETRRMAAIQRTWPGPVTWLLPARTHVPDWLTGGRDTIAVRITSHPVAAALCARFGGAIVSTSANPAGKPPARNPLQIRRYFGNTLDDILCNAHASRGSASEIRDGRSGRVIRAG, from the coding sequence ATGTTATACAAGCTTGGCGATTATACACGTAATCCCCCTCCTGTCTATAGGACATTCAGGCTTTATTCAGAAACTCAGAAAAGGGCAAGCTTAAAGATCATCACCAAGCCAACTCTTAAGATAATTAAACCAAGAGAATCAATATGTTCCAGAATTTGCTATTATTCCGCTCTCAGGCAACAACAGATATTGAAACCACATGGCGTTCAGCATTCATTCAGCAGGTGTTCAGTGACCCCTTGGCAACTACGACAAGCCACGCGAATCCTGCATGGCGGCGGCGTGATCGCCTACCCCACCGAGACGGTCTACGGCTTGGGCTGTGATCCACTCTACGCCAAAGCAGTCTTTGCAATCATGGACCTAAAGCAGCGCCCCATTGAGAAAGGGCTGATTCTGATCGGCAGTCGCCTGGAACATTTGCTGCCTTATTTCGAACCTTTGGAAACACGGCGCATGGCTGCCATCCAACGCACCTGGCCGGGGCCGGTCACCTGGTTGTTGCCCGCCCGTACTCATGTCCCCGATTGGCTCACCGGCGGCCGCGACACCATTGCCGTGCGCATCACCAGCCACCCCGTCGCTGCGGCACTCTGCGCTCGCTTTGGCGGCGCGATTGTCTCCACCAGTGCCAATCCCGCGGGCAAACCACCGGCACGCAATCCCCTGCAAATACGGCGCTATTTTGGCAATACGCTCGACGATATACTGTGCAACGCCCACGCCAGCCGCGGCAGCGCCAGCGAAATCCGCGATGGCCGGAGCGGGCGTGTTATTCGCGCTGGGTGA
- a CDS encoding carbamoyltransferase, whose product MWILGISAFYHDSAAALIHDGEIIAAAQEERFNRKKHYADFPTQAIEYCLREANITLEHVDSIIFYDKPFLKFERLLETYHAFAPAGLRSFITAMPVWLKEKLFQKRLLTQELKQLAPGLDLSGKLLFSEHHLSHAASAFYPSPFDKALILTMDGVGEWATTSAMIGEGREIKPVKEIRFPHSLGLLYSAFTYYTGFKVNSGEYKLMGLAPYGEPVYADLIRQHLVEIADDGSFRLDMRYFNYCTGLTMTNRRFDQLFGRKPRAPETEITQMDMDLARSVQEVTEEIILKLATSLRKEYDYENLCLAGGVALNCVANGKLLRSGLFKNIWIQPAAGDAGGSVGAALVAYHLHHQRPRTPHLGVDGMKGAYLGPQFSNTEIRAVLYAQGVNYQELTDAELIDHAALALSEEKVIGWFQGRMEFGPRALGGRSILGDPRSTRTQSVMNLKIKFRESFRPFAPSVLREDVSQYFELDSDSPYMLLVAPVRQERQRPLSTTDQHKTGLDRLNIRRSDIPAVTHVDYSARIQTVHADTNPRYHALISRFLDLTGYGLVVNTSFNVRGEPIVCTPQDALRCFLRTAMDELYIGNFRIQKNEQSLADHTTKTSFQHQP is encoded by the coding sequence ATGTGGATCCTCGGCATCTCGGCTTTTTATCACGACAGCGCAGCGGCGTTGATACACGATGGCGAGATCATTGCCGCCGCCCAGGAAGAACGTTTTAACCGTAAAAAACATTATGCTGATTTTCCCACCCAGGCCATCGAATATTGTCTACGTGAAGCCAACATCACGCTCGAACATGTTGATAGCATCATTTTCTACGACAAACCATTTCTTAAATTTGAGCGCCTGCTCGAAACCTACCATGCCTTTGCACCCGCTGGCTTACGTTCCTTTATCACCGCCATGCCCGTCTGGCTCAAGGAAAAATTGTTCCAGAAGCGGCTGCTGACACAGGAACTAAAACAACTGGCACCCGGCCTTGATCTGAGCGGTAAACTTTTATTCTCGGAACATCACCTCTCCCACGCTGCCTCTGCCTTTTACCCTTCACCGTTTGATAAGGCGCTGATCCTGACTATGGACGGTGTCGGCGAATGGGCGACCACATCGGCGATGATCGGTGAAGGCCGTGAAATCAAACCCGTAAAAGAAATCCGTTTCCCGCACTCGCTGGGCCTGCTTTATTCTGCGTTTACTTATTACACGGGATTCAAAGTCAACTCCGGTGAATACAAACTGATGGGGCTGGCACCCTATGGCGAGCCGGTGTACGCCGACCTGATTCGGCAACATCTGGTTGAAATCGCCGATGACGGCAGCTTCCGCCTCGACATGCGTTACTTCAATTACTGCACCGGCCTGACCATGACCAACCGCCGTTTCGACCAATTATTCGGCCGCAAACCACGCGCTCCCGAGACTGAAATCACACAAATGGATATGGACCTGGCGCGCTCAGTTCAGGAGGTCACCGAAGAAATCATTCTCAAGCTCGCCACGTCACTACGCAAGGAATATGACTACGAAAACCTGTGCCTGGCGGGCGGCGTGGCGCTGAATTGTGTCGCCAATGGCAAACTGTTACGCAGTGGTTTATTCAAAAATATCTGGATTCAACCGGCAGCGGGCGATGCGGGCGGCAGTGTCGGCGCGGCGCTGGTCGCTTATCATTTGCATCATCAACGGCCGCGCACCCCTCATCTCGGCGTGGACGGCATGAAAGGTGCCTATCTCGGCCCACAGTTCTCGAATACCGAAATTCGTGCGGTACTGTATGCCCAAGGCGTTAACTATCAGGAACTCACCGACGCCGAACTCATTGACCACGCTGCCCTCGCACTGAGTGAAGAAAAAGTCATTGGCTGGTTTCAGGGGCGTATGGAATTCGGTCCGCGTGCTTTGGGTGGCCGCAGCATTCTCGGGGACCCACGTTCGACACGCACGCAATCGGTGATGAATCTCAAAATAAAATTCCGCGAATCCTTCCGCCCGTTTGCACCTTCGGTGTTACGTGAAGATGTGAGCCAGTACTTTGAGCTGGATAGCGACAGTCCCTACATGCTGCTGGTCGCGCCGGTGCGCCAAGAACGGCAGCGCCCACTCTCCACAACAGACCAGCACAAGACCGGCCTCGACCGGCTCAACATCCGCCGCTCCGACATTCCTGCGGTAACCCATGTCGATTACTCCGCTCGCATTCAGACCGTGCATGCCGACACTAATCCCCGTTATCACGCGCTTATCAGTCGCTTTCTCGACCTCACCGGCTATGGCTTGGTGGTGAACACCTCATTCAATGTACGAGGTGAACCGATTGTCTGTACACCACAGGACGCGCTGCGCTGTTTCCTGCGCACAGCGATGGATGAACTCTATATTGGAAACTTCCGGATACAAAAAAATGAACAATCATTAGCAGATCATACAACGAAGACATCGTTTCAGCATCAACCTTGA
- a CDS encoding tetratricopeptide repeat protein has protein sequence MSTVASSKKRLFLFYALALALPVLFFGVLEMGLRYFDYGYPHELFVEASDRYGNEPYLMPNEEVARRYFGRNGYAPSPRVELFRRHKPENGYRVFVLGESTTAGWPYPTNAMFSRVLEQRLSDVFPDRYVEVVNIGIAALNSFALTDFVDEVLAQQPDAILIYVGHNEFYGALGAASSVSLGRSRWLVKTYMALLQFKTVALVRDVVGMGKGWLTGSVTNSRDTTLMQRMIGDRQVEYGGDIFQAARDNYAANLREIFAKSKAAGVPVLISEVVSNVRDQPPFASLENAAQPAANSVYAKAQQLEREGKFEQARVAYYRAKDLDGVPFRAPEVINEAIHQVATEFNVPVVPMKSYFEAASPNGIIGASLMLEHVHPNIEGYFLMSEAFFDSMQHYGFIEPFWKANQIPPWFYRQSWPITELDRVIGEMQILNLTDHPPFAAKKAGAQTMVGFVPQGKVQELALQAFRDEKSYQEAHVELAKFYESQGHPDRGFREYEAMMAAEPHNISVYMMAIENLLQRNDHERAMPLLYASLQIKNTGFANKWIGMIHLQHGNPREALPFLERAEAMSSQDDHLLYHLGVCYVLNKRLDHARTILQKMKKTVPGSLRVQRLEELLTQAQRAGGVVSQPQK, from the coding sequence ATGTCTACGGTGGCTTCAAGCAAAAAGCGGCTTTTTCTGTTTTATGCGCTGGCACTGGCGTTGCCGGTGCTGTTTTTTGGCGTTCTCGAAATGGGGCTGCGTTATTTTGATTACGGTTATCCACACGAGTTGTTTGTCGAGGCTTCAGATCGTTATGGCAATGAGCCGTATTTGATGCCTAATGAGGAAGTGGCCAGGCGCTACTTCGGCCGTAACGGTTATGCCCCGTCGCCACGGGTAGAGCTGTTTCGGCGCCATAAACCAGAGAATGGTTATCGCGTCTTCGTGCTGGGGGAGTCGACCACCGCTGGCTGGCCTTATCCTACCAACGCCATGTTTTCGCGAGTGCTGGAACAGCGGCTTTCTGATGTCTTTCCTGATCGTTATGTTGAAGTCGTCAATATCGGCATCGCCGCACTCAATAGTTTTGCATTGACGGATTTTGTCGATGAAGTATTGGCGCAGCAGCCTGATGCGATTTTGATTTATGTTGGGCATAACGAATTTTATGGTGCTCTGGGGGCGGCATCATCGGTCTCGTTGGGGCGCTCGCGGTGGCTGGTTAAAACTTACATGGCGCTGTTGCAGTTTAAAACAGTGGCGCTGGTGCGTGATGTGGTCGGTATGGGCAAGGGTTGGCTCACTGGATCGGTTACAAATTCACGGGATACGACACTCATGCAGCGCATGATCGGTGACCGGCAGGTGGAATATGGTGGCGATATATTTCAGGCGGCTAGGGACAATTACGCGGCCAATTTAAGAGAGATATTCGCCAAGAGCAAGGCGGCGGGTGTGCCGGTATTGATTAGCGAGGTGGTGAGCAATGTGCGCGATCAACCTCCGTTTGCATCGCTTGAAAATGCTGCGCAGCCAGCCGCAAACAGCGTCTATGCAAAGGCCCAACAACTGGAGCGCGAAGGCAAGTTTGAGCAGGCACGCGTAGCCTATTATCGGGCGAAGGATCTGGATGGTGTGCCATTTCGTGCGCCCGAGGTCATTAATGAAGCCATACATCAGGTGGCAACCGAGTTTAATGTACCGGTGGTGCCGATGAAATCCTATTTCGAAGCCGCATCGCCGAATGGCATCATCGGTGCCAGTTTAATGTTGGAACACGTGCATCCGAATATTGAGGGTTATTTTCTGATGAGCGAGGCCTTTTTTGACAGCATGCAGCATTATGGTTTCATCGAGCCCTTCTGGAAGGCGAATCAAATCCCTCCCTGGTTTTACCGGCAATCGTGGCCGATTACAGAACTGGATCGTGTGATCGGGGAAATGCAGATACTGAATTTGACGGATCATCCACCGTTTGCAGCGAAAAAGGCGGGAGCGCAGACGATGGTCGGTTTCGTGCCACAAGGCAAGGTGCAAGAGTTGGCGTTACAGGCATTTCGTGACGAGAAGTCATATCAAGAGGCTCACGTCGAGTTGGCAAAATTTTATGAATCGCAGGGGCATCCGGATCGCGGTTTTCGCGAATATGAGGCGATGATGGCTGCTGAGCCGCACAATATCAGTGTTTATATGATGGCGATCGAGAATTTATTGCAGCGTAATGACCATGAGCGCGCTATGCCGTTGTTATATGCATCGTTACAAATAAAAAATACTGGCTTTGCCAATAAATGGATCGGCATGATTCACCTTCAGCACGGCAATCCGCGAGAGGCATTGCCGTTTCTGGAACGGGCGGAGGCGATGTCATCCCAAGACGATCATCTGCTCTATCATTTGGGTGTTTGTTATGTGCTGAATAAACGCCTTGATCACGCGCGCACTATTTTGCAAAAGATGAAAAAAACTGTTCCCGGTTCGCTACGCGTACAACGGTTGGAAGAGTTGCTGACGCAGGCGCAACGTGCGGGTGGTGTTGTATCGCAGCCCCAAAAATAA